In Actinoplanes octamycinicus, the genomic window CGGTACGACGTGATCTTCTGCCGCAACCTGCTGATGTACCTGACCCCGGCCACCGTGGCCCGGCTGCTCCGCCGGATCACCGCGGCGCTGGCCCCGGGCGGCGCGCTCTTCCTCGGGCACACCGACTCGCTGGGCAGCGACCCGGACGGCTTCACCGTGGAGACCTTCGGCGACACGGTCTACTACCGCCGGGTCGTCCCGGCCCCGGCGCCGGAGCGGGAGAGCCGGCCGCGACCCCGGGCGGTCCCGCCCCGGCCGCCGGCCGACGTCCACCCGCGGGCCCTGGAACTGCTGCGCGACGAGAAGTTCACCGAGGCGCTCGACCTGATCGCCACCGTGCTGCCCCAGCGCCGGCCGCGCGACCTGCTGGTGCACGGCGTGCTGCTGGCCCAGCGGGGCCGGCTGGCCGAGGCCGAGGCGACCGCCCGGGCGCTGATCGACGCCGGGGTGCCGGACGCCGACGCGCACCACCTGCTCGGCGTCTGCCAGGAGGTGGACGAGCCGGACCGGGCGGCCGGGCAGTACCGGCTGGCCGCGTACCTGGATCCCGGTTTCGCCATGCCCCGGCTGCGGCTGGGGCTGCTGGCCCGGCGGCGCGGCGACGGCCGGGACGCCACCGCCGAGCTGGGCGCGGCGCTGGAGCTGCTGCCCCGGGAGAGCGAGGAGCGGATCACGCTGTTCGGCGGCGGATTCGGGCGGCTGACGCTCAGCACGCTGTGCCGCACCGAGCTGGACGCGGCGACGGCACGCAGCGGGACCTCGCGATGACCGATCGGATGCTGTCCCGGGTCGAGCGGCTGCGCGCCGACTTCGACCACTCGTTCTCGGTGCCGGCCCGGACCATGGACGACGACGGGGTGGAGCTGCTGGCGATCGGGGCGGGTGGGCGGGCGTACGTGCTGCGCCTGTCCCAGACCTCCGGGCTCTACCCGGACCGCCCGGTCGTCCCGCTGCCCACCACCGTCCCGGCACTGCGCGGGCTGGCCGGTTTCGCCGGGGTCGTGGTCCCGGTCTACGACCTGGCCGCGCTGCTCGGGCACGCCATCGCCGAGGAGCCGCGCTGGCTGGTGCTGGCCGCCGGCACGCCACCGCTAGCGCTGGCGTTCCACCAGCTCGACCACCACGTCCGGGTGCCGGCCGCCGACGTCGTGGACGGTTCCGGGACGTCGTCCCGGGGCTGCCTGCGCGGCATGGTCCGGCTGCCGGACGGCGACCGGCCGCTCGTCGACGTGCCGGCCACCCGAGCCCTGGCCCATCGGATGGCCGGGCATGACCACCCGGAGGTGACCTCGTGACGGCTGGACCCACCATCGGCCGGAAACTCGGCATCGGCGTCGGCATCACCAGCGCCCTGACCCTGCTCTCGGTGGTGGTCGCCGCCCTGTGCCTGCTGTTCGTGGTGCACGCCAAGGACCGGGTGGTGACCGCGGCCACCAACGAGCTGGCCGGGGCGCAGAACCTCAACCGGCTGATGGAGAAGCGGCTCGGCGACTACCGGGGCTACCTGCTCTACGCCACGCCGGAGTTCGCCGAGAACACCGCGAAGGACCGCGCCGAGTTCCGGACCCAGCTGAACGACCTGCAGAACGGCGCGGACGGCTCGATCAAGGCGACGCTGACCCGCATCGCGGAGTCCGAGGAGAAGCACGCCGCGGCGATCGACATCGTGATGGCGCAGCGGGCGAAGACGAACGACCCGGTGGCCGCCGCCAAGCAGAATAGCGACCAGGTGGTGCCGCTGCGCGACGAGGTGCAGGCGGCGATGGCCGACCTGATCGTCCGGGTCCGGGCCGCGGTGGACAACGACCGCAAGCACTCGTCGCGGCAGGCCTCGATCGCGATCGCGATGATCGTGGTGCTCGGCATCCTCACCACCGGCAGCGCGGTGCTGGTGGCCTGGCGGCTGAGCCGGGACCTGCGCCGCGAGGTGGGCGCCGCGGTCGGGCACATCCAGAGCTCGTCGGCCCAGCTGGAGGCGGCGGCCGCGCAGCAGGTGAACGGCGGCCGCGACCAGGCCAGCGCGATGAGCGAGATCACCACCACGATCAACGAGCTGCTGATCACCTCGCGGCAGATCGCGGACAGCGCCCAGCGGGTCTCCAAGATCGCCGAGGAGACCGAGTCGGCGGCCCGCAACGGCGACGCCACCATCGGCCAGACCCGGGCGTCGATCGCCGCGATCCGCACCCAGGTCGACCAGATCGTCCAGCACATGCTGGCGCTGGGCGAGAAGTCGCAGCAGATCGGCGGGGTGGTGGACCTGGTCTCGGAGCTGGCCGAGCAGACCAACATCCTGGCCATCAACGCCACCATCGAGGCGAGCGGGGCCGGCGAGTGGGGCCGCCGGTTCGCCGTGGTGGCCGAGGAGATCCGCAAGCTGGCCGACCGGACCGCGGCGTCGGCCAAGGAGATCCGGGCGCTGATCGACGACGTCCGGGGCGCGGTGAACACCACGGTGATGGCCACCGAGATCGGCGCGAAGGCGGTGGACGCCGGATCCCGGCAGTTCGACGACGCGACCAGCGCGTTCCGGGAGATCGCCCAGCTGGTGGCCACCACGAACGACGCCACCCGGGAGATCGAGCTCTCCACCAAGCAGCAGACCACCGCGGTCGAGCAGGTCAACGTGGCCGCCTCGGACACCGCCCGGGTGTCCCGGGAAACCGAGGCCAGCGCGGTGCAGACCAAGCAGACCGCGGCGCACCTGAGCACGCTCTCCAGCGACCTGCTGGAAATGGTCGGGACCCGGGGCCACTGAGATGCCGGAGAACCGGGACCCGCTGCGCTACTTCCGGATCGAGGCGCAGGAGCTGGTCGAGCAGATCAGCTCCGGCGTACTCGACCTGGACCAGCGGCCCGGCCCGGAGCCGGTGGCGCGGCTGCTGCGGGTGGCGCACACGCTCAAGGGCGCGGCCCGGGTGGTGAAGCAGAAGGAGATCGCCGACCGGACCCACGAGTTCGAGGAGATCCTGGTCCCGTACCGGGACGACCCCGCCGGCCTGGCCGGCGAGCAGATGCGCGAGCTGCTGCGGCTGAACGACGAGATCAGCGCGCAGGTGGCGGCGCTGACCCAGCCCGCGCCGGCCCCGGCTCCGCTGCCCGCCCCGGTCCTGGAGGCGCTGCCCGAGACGCCGCCGGAGGCGCTGCCCGAGACGCCGCCGGAGCCGATCGGGGTCGAGCCGCCGGCGCCCCGGTCGGCCACCGCCGACCTGGACGAGCTGCTGGACGCGATCACCGAGACGACCGCCCGGATGGCGCCGCTGCGGGCCGGCAGCCACATGGTCGAGCGGCTGCACCACACCGCCGAGACGCTCGCCGACCAGCTGCGCGGCGGCCGGACCGCGGCCGCGGTCACGCACGCCTCGGCCCGCCGGCTCGCCGGTGAGCTGGGCACCACCGGACGCCGGCTGAGCGACGCGCTGGACCAGATCGAACGGGAGCTGGACGACGTCCGGGCCAAGGCGGAGAGCCTGCGGCTGGTGCCGGCCGGCAGCATCTTCACCGCGCTGCGCCGGGCGGTCCGGGACGCCGCGGACAGCGAGGGCAAGCAGGTCCGGTTCGTGGCGCACGGCGCCGACGTCCGGATGGGCTCGCACCTGCTCGGCCCGGCCAGCGCGGCGTTCCTGCACGTGGTCCGCAACGCGGTGGTGCACGGCGTGGAACCGGCCGCCGAGCGGCTGGCGGCCGGCAAACCGGCCGAGGGGACGGTCACCTTCGAGGTGGAGCGCAAGGGCCGGTACGCCACCTTCTGCTGCGTCGACGACGGGCGCGGCTTCGACATGGTCGCGCTGCGGCAGAAGGCGCACGCCCGGGGGTTGCCGGCGAGCGGCGAGGCGGAGGTCCTCGACCTGGTGCTGCACGGCGGGCTGAGCACCTCGGCCGCGGTCACCGAGGTGTCCGGCCGGGCGATCGGGATGGACGTGCTGCGCGACGTCGCCACCCAGCTGCGCGGCGAGGTGAAGATCCGCAGCACCCCGGGCACCGGCTCGGTGGTCGAGCTGATCGTGCCGCTGGCCCTGCTCAGCAT contains:
- a CDS encoding hybrid sensor histidine kinase/response regulator — translated: MPENRDPLRYFRIEAQELVEQISSGVLDLDQRPGPEPVARLLRVAHTLKGAARVVKQKEIADRTHEFEEILVPYRDDPAGLAGEQMRELLRLNDEISAQVAALTQPAPAPAPLPAPVLEALPETPPEALPETPPEPIGVEPPAPRSATADLDELLDAITETTARMAPLRAGSHMVERLHHTAETLADQLRGGRTAAAVTHASARRLAGELGTTGRRLSDALDQIERELDDVRAKAESLRLVPAGSIFTALRRAVRDAADSEGKQVRFVAHGADVRMGSHLLGPASAAFLHVVRNAVVHGVEPAAERLAAGKPAEGTVTFEVERKGRYATFCCVDDGRGFDMVALRQKAHARGLPASGEAEVLDLVLHGGLSTSAAVTEVSGRAIGMDVLRDVATQLRGEVKIRSTPGTGSVVELIVPLALLSMTGLLVETGGTVASLPLDAVRACVRLSATEAATAAATGKLVYQDTAAPFRPLAESLYTGQPVPDTAGPGAAVLVDTGDGLVAVGVDRLCGTHALVARPLPELAPSTPVIGSVSVDGDGNPRLVLDPSGLAREILRAESAGGRPAVATAAPPLPILVVDDSLTTRMLERSILESAGYEVDLAASAEEALDQARTRRYGLFLTDIDMPGIDGFTFVERTRADPDLAGVPAILVSSRASAADRERGMRAGASAYVVKGEFDQEELLAHIRRLVVRA
- a CDS encoding chemotaxis protein CheW, whose amino-acid sequence is MTDRMLSRVERLRADFDHSFSVPARTMDDDGVELLAIGAGGRAYVLRLSQTSGLYPDRPVVPLPTTVPALRGLAGFAGVVVPVYDLAALLGHAIAEEPRWLVLAAGTPPLALAFHQLDHHVRVPAADVVDGSGTSSRGCLRGMVRLPDGDRPLVDVPATRALAHRMAGHDHPEVTS
- a CDS encoding HAMP domain-containing methyl-accepting chemotaxis protein; the encoded protein is MTAGPTIGRKLGIGVGITSALTLLSVVVAALCLLFVVHAKDRVVTAATNELAGAQNLNRLMEKRLGDYRGYLLYATPEFAENTAKDRAEFRTQLNDLQNGADGSIKATLTRIAESEEKHAAAIDIVMAQRAKTNDPVAAAKQNSDQVVPLRDEVQAAMADLIVRVRAAVDNDRKHSSRQASIAIAMIVVLGILTTGSAVLVAWRLSRDLRREVGAAVGHIQSSSAQLEAAAAQQVNGGRDQASAMSEITTTINELLITSRQIADSAQRVSKIAEETESAARNGDATIGQTRASIAAIRTQVDQIVQHMLALGEKSQQIGGVVDLVSELAEQTNILAINATIEASGAGEWGRRFAVVAEEIRKLADRTAASAKEIRALIDDVRGAVNTTVMATEIGAKAVDAGSRQFDDATSAFREIAQLVATTNDATREIELSTKQQTTAVEQVNVAASDTARVSRETEASAVQTKQTAAHLSTLSSDLLEMVGTRGH
- a CDS encoding CheR family methyltransferase, which produces MRDDPPLVRFRGILEQRLGWVTADTEAVPVLPVLAERAKARRMSENEYLNRLSVRDWPEETTVLAERLSITETYFFRHGDQFRALAERVLPERVAARAGQRALRLLSVGCSSGEEAYSLAIAAHRARPAPDWIVSVLGIDANPEMLRRAGQAVYSDWSLRETPADMRRRWFRPVDDGFRVLPEVAATVRFAEHNVADPDDPRIWQPGRYDVIFCRNLLMYLTPATVARLLRRITAALAPGGALFLGHTDSLGSDPDGFTVETFGDTVYYRRVVPAPAPERESRPRPRAVPPRPPADVHPRALELLRDEKFTEALDLIATVLPQRRPRDLLVHGVLLAQRGRLAEAEATARALIDAGVPDADAHHLLGVCQEVDEPDRAAGQYRLAAYLDPGFAMPRLRLGLLARRRGDGRDATAELGAALELLPRESEERITLFGGGFGRLTLSTLCRTELDAATARSGTSR